TTCCGGCAGCTGGGCCAGCTCCGCGTCCCAGTCGTAGCCGCCGGTCATCCACTCCCAGCCGCGTCCCACCGGCGGCGCGATCGTGCGCATCGTCTCGAACCGGCCGCTCGCCTCGTCCACCCAGAGCGCGGTGAGCTGGCACTGCAGCCGGACCCGTTGCTGCGTGGTCGTCGTCCCGCCCAGGTCGGCGAAGAACTTGTTCTCCCGGACCTGCTTCAGCGTGGCGTCCGCGTGGTTGACGATTTTCGCGCCGAGCAGTCGCGCAGACCATTCGGCCAGCAACGCGATGCGGTCACCTTCGGTGACGCTGAACGGGTCGACCTCGTAGGAGGAGACCCACACCTGCTCACCGTGGCTGGGCTCAGCCGCCAGCTCGATGCGCTCCCCGGTGACCGGCTTGGACACCTTGGCGACCTCGACGGCGCGGTCGACCAGCGCGCGTGCCGCCTCCGGGGTGACCACCGCACCGCCGGCGAAGCCCCACGTCCCGTCGTGGACGACCCGGACCGCGAGGCCGCGCTCGTCCGCGTCGTGGCTGGTCTCCAGGCGCGCGTCGTGCAGCGCGAGGTCGCCGGTCCGGATGCGCTCGACGCGGACGTCCGCGTGCTCCACCTTCAGCTCGCGTGCGCGGTCGAGCACCGCGTCGGCCACTGCGTGGAGGGGTAGCGCGCTGAACTCCGGGTCGATGTCGTGCGGCATAGCGCGAGACGTTCCCTTCTGTGCGCGTTCTATCGGGACCGGCGGGCTACCTCGTCGGGTCGAGGACGAGCTTGCCCGTCGTACGACGTGCCCGCAGATCCTCGTGCGCAAGCTTCGCGTCCGCCAGCGAATAGGTCGCGCCGACGATCGGGGTGAGGCGGCCGGCCGCGACGAGGTCGAGCATCGCCGCCATCGGCTCGTGCACCATGCCGGGCTGTCCGATGCAGTTGGTCAGCCAGAAGCCGACGACGGTGCGGCTGTCGATCATCAGCACCCGCGGCTCGATCGGCTGCGGAGGCACGCGGCCGGCCATCCCGAAGGTCGCGAGTCGCCCGAACGGCGCCAGCGCAGCCAGGCTCGCATCGAAGGAGTTGCCGCCGGTCATCTCCAGCACGATGTCGACGCCCTTGCCGCCGTTGGCCTCGCGCAGCGCCGACTCGAGGTCGTCGGCGGCCGGGTCCACCGTGGCGTCCGCCCCGAGGCTCGCGGCGAGCTCGCGCTTGTCCGCCGACGACGCCACACCGATCACCCGGCCGGCGCCCCACAGCTTGGCCAGCTGGATCGCCAGCGTGCCCACGCCGCCGGCGGCCGCGTGCACGACGACGGTCTCGCCCACGGCCAGGTGGGTCGACGTCTTCAGCAGGTGCCATGCGGTGAGCCCCTGCACCATCAGCGCCAGCGCCTGCCCGTCGGTGACGGCGTCGGGCAGGTCGAAGCTGAGGAAGCCGGGCGCCACGGCCCACTCCGCGTAGCCGCCAGTGCCGACGAGGGCGGCGATTCGTCGCCCGTCAGGAAGGGTGCCGACGACCTCGCTGCCCGGCACGATCGGCAACCGGGTCGCGGACAGGTAGGTGTTCTCGGTCTGGTGGGTGTCGGCGTAGTTGACGCCGGCACCGGTGACCTTGACCACAGCGAAGCCTTCGGACGGGACCGGATCGGGCACCTCGGTAACCGTCAGGACCTCGGGCCCGCCGTACTCGGTGATCTGAATGGCTCGCATCGTCCGACCTTAGAGGAGACAAGATCGACGACGTCGAAACCGTGCGCCATGCCTGCCCGGCGGCGCGCGACGTGGCTGTGCGGGCTGGTCGTCGCCGTACTCGTCAGCGTCGCGCTGCCCGGCGGCGTCGTCGCGAGGGCGGCGACCGGTACCCAGCCGGATCCGCTGTCGGCGGCCTCCCTCATGACGACGGTGCGCGCCTACGCCGGCCTTGCCCCCGACCACCTCACGGACTCGTCGCACGAGACGGCGACGCAGGACTGGCTGGCGACGCAGCTGCGCGATGCGGGGCTGACCGTCGGCCGTAGCTACTACACCTACCTCGGCTTCCGCCCCACCCACGTCTCGCTGACGACCCGCGGCTACACGGCCACCGACGTCGACGCCTATCTCTACTCCGGCGTCACGCCGGACAACGGCGTGGCTGCGCCCCTCGTCGACGTCGGTCTCGGCCTGCCCGAGCAGGTGACGAGCGCGCACGTCCGCGGGAAGATCGCGGTCGTCACCGTCCCCGACGTGGACGGGCTGACCCCGACTTTTGCGACGGCGTACGGCGCGGTCGCCAAGCAGCACGCCGCCGGACTGGTGGCCGTCACCGACGGTCCCGACGGCTTGCCCGTGCAGCAGGACGTGGACTCCCGTGCCGGGGTCGGGCGGCTGCCGACGGTGATCGTCGGTTCTCGTGCGGCGACTGCGCTCGAAGCGGCCGCGAAGGCGGGCAAGACCGCGCGGCTGACGCTGAGCGCCTACGTCGGCAGGTCGTGCACGAGTGATGTGTGGGCGACGTTGCCCGGGACGGATCCGAACCGCGACGAGGTGATCGGCACCCCGACGTCGGCGTACGACGCGGCTGCCTCGGAGCGCGGCGCAGGCGTTGCGGCACTCGTCGGGCTGGCGCGGCACTACGCGGCCATGCCGCGCTCGCAACGCCCGGTCGGGCTGGTCTTCGCCGGGTTGTCCGGGCACGAGGTCGGCTACCTCGGGTTCCCGGTGCTGCTCGCGACGCACCCGGACTGGTTCGCTGCCGCCGACGCCTACCTTCACCTCGGCGCGTCCGTGGCCGCGGTTGCCCAGACGCCGGGCGCTTCGGCGCAGCCGCTCCCGATCGGGGATCCGACGCGCTCGCTCTACGTCAGCGAGAACCCGTTGCTGGAGGCGACCAGCACCGCGGCGTTCGCCGGCGCGCAGCCGCTGCTCACCACCCCGCCTGGCATCAGCGACCCGGGGGAGCAGTCGCTTGCCTATGCCGACGGCATCCCGATCGTGGCTGAGTCCGGGAGCAGTGCGTGGTTCCACACCACGGGTGACACGCCGGCCGGTGTCAGCGGCAGCGCCCTGGCCGCCGTCGCGAACGGCTTCGGCCGGGAGCTCGACCTGCTGGCGAAGCTGCCTCCCGGAAAGGTGAGCCTGGCCAACCAGGTCGCCGACGAGCTCGCGATGACCTCATCCGCCAGCACCACGCCGGCGGGCAAGCTCGGTGCCGACGTCGACCCGCCGATCCCGGTCTCCTCCTGCCGCGACCCGCGGCCGATCCAGCCGCCAGTGGTCGCGGCGGCGAAGGTGGCGAAGTCCGACCTGCCGATCGGGCTCGGCGAGGTGGGGGGCTATGAGGCAAGCGAGCCGTCCTTCGCATGGGAAGGCACGTGGCAGCAACGGACCGTGCTGTTCCCGTCCGCGGCGACCGGTGCCACGCTCTACGGGGTCGAGTTCGCGCCGCAGCGAACGCCGCCGGGCAGACGCCGGCCCGCCGTCGTGATCGTGCCGGGATCCGGGCCAGGTGTGGAGAGCTTCTACGAGTGGTCGGCGCGCGATCTGGCGGGCCACGGTTATGTGGCGCTGGTGGTCGATCCGCAGGGAGTCGGTCGCAGCGGTGCGATCGGGTCACCGCCGTGCCGTCTCACCATCGAGCCCGGCCAGGCGACCCCGTGTCCCGGCGTACCGTTCCAGCAGTCCGCGAACTACGTGGATGCGGCGGAGAGCGGGATCGACGAGCTGCTGTCGCGGCACAACCCGTATCGCGCGGTTGTCGACCCGGCCGAGATCGGCCTCGCCGGCCATTCGCTCGGTGCACGCGCCGTCAGCTACCTCCAAGGTGTCGACAAACGAGTGGACGCCGTCGTCGCGTGGGACAACCTCGCCTCCGACCTCGACGGGGACGCGGGTTCGCCGAGCGGTGGGCCGCCCGCCAGCGAGATCATCGGCGGCGGGATCCCGTTCGGCCCGCCGGTGCCGGTCCGGCCGCGTGTGCCGTCACTGGGAGAGGCCTCCGACAGCGCGGGCTTCCAGCTGCAGCGCGGCCCGCAGATCAAGAAGACGGCGTACGACGACTGGGTCCGCCACGGCGTGCCGTCGATGGAGGTGGTGTTCCGGGGCGCCCAACATCTGGACTGGGCGCAGAGCCAGCTTCCCGCCCCCGGTGGCAACGTCGAGCTCGAACGGTTCGAGTACTACACGCGGGCGTGGTTCGACCTGTTCCTCAGACACGACGCCGGCGCCGTGCGTCGGCTGCTCGCGACAACCGTCGTGGGCAAGGCGAGGTCGGACCTGTTGTCGTCCTCTTTCGCCTCAGCGGTGTCGATTCCCGGCCGCCACGTCGACTGCGGCGACCTCGCCGTGTCGTGCCACCCGCGCCTTGGCTAGGGCGACGTACTTCGGTTCATCGAACGCCCACCGGGTCAGCCGCGCGTCGGCGCGCAGGTAAGGCTCGAACATCACCGTCTGGACCACCGACGAGTGGTGGTAGCCCGTCATCTGTCGCACCCAGTCGGGTGCCAGGCTCATCCCGGCGCGGACGAAGTAGGCGTGCAGCGCGCGGTCGATCGGGCGTGGCGTGCGGGTCGGCAGGAACGGCGCGGTCAGCAGGAACTCGAAGAACTCCCCGAGCTGTGCGGTCACGGCTAGCTCAGGTCGCATCGCGTCGACGAAGTCCGCGAGCTCTGCCATGGACTCTGGCACCCCCGACGCGCCGGCCATGCGGCCGATGAGCGCCTGCTCTTTGAGGTAGCGGTCCTTTTCCTCGGCGCTGAGCGGTGAGTTGTAGCGCTCGTAGCTGCGCAGGATCATCCACGGGATCATCGTGTGCACCCACGCGAGGAGCTTCGGATCCAGCGCCCGGAACGGCACGCCGTCGGGTCGGTGGCCTTCGACGAAGCCGTGGATGTGCCGGACCTTGTCGATCAGCGCGGTGGCAGCCTCGGTGTTGCCGAACGTGGTCGCGAGGACATAGCCCAGCGTGGTACGGGCCCGCCGGAACGGGTCTTCGCGGTAGCTGGACAGCTGTTGGACGCCGGCCATCACCGACGGGTGAAGAAGCTCCATGACGATGGCGCTGGTGCCGGCTCGCCCGACCGCGCTGAGGTCGCTGTTGATCTTCCACGAGACGCTGTCCGGTCCGCACAGCCCCGGGTCGCCGGCGGGCCCGCCGTACACCGCGGGGTCGTCATGAGTGCCGCTGATGCCTTCGATCGTGTCGACGATGCGGCGCTGCAGAGCGTTCATCGGCTCCCACTGAGATATTCTGAATATGTGGATACTCCCGGTATATCAGTGGTGGCACTGTCGTGACCACCCCTTCCCGGCGGTTGACCCGCGCCGAGAGCAAGGAGCGCACCCGCCAGCGTCTCGTCGATGCGGCGACGACGCTGTTCCTGCGCGACGGCTTCCGCGCGACGACGCTCGAGCAGATCGGGGACGAGGCCGGCTACACCCGCGGCGCGGTGTATTCGAACTTCGCCAGCAAGACCGAAGTGGGTATCGCCGTGATCGATCGGCTGTACGCCGACGTCGAGGAGCGGCTCGAGCAGGCGTTGCGCCGAGACGACTGGCTGGCCGCCATGACGAGCTGGGCCGATGAGTCGATCGGCGACCCGGCCTGGATGCGCCTCGAGCTCGAGATCGCGGCGCTGAGCGTGACCGATGACAGCTATCTGGCCGCGACCGCGGCGCGCTACGCGCGGCTTCGGCAACGCGCTCGTGAGCTGGTCGCGGAATGCCTGGGAGGTGAGGTCAGCGAGACGATGGCCGTCGCGGTGCTCGGCATGCTGCTCGGAGTGGGCGCGCAGCGCGCGGCCGACCCCAGCATCCCTGGCAGCGCGTGGACCGAGTTGCTGGCGCAGCTGCTCGGCCCGCGATCGCGCCGGGACTGGGGTCGGTGAGACGCACAGCGTGGTTGCCGGCGGCCGCGGCCGCTGTGTTCCTGCTGCCGGTCGCTACCGCCACCGCCAGCCCCGCCGCCGGCTCGGGACGGCTCCTGCCCGCCGAGCGCACGTCCGGCCCGGTCGCGTCACGCTCGCCGGCGCCGCACTCCAGGTTGGTCTTCGCCGCCGCCGAGGAGGACTCCACGCTGCAGGGCTTCACCAGCGGCCGGGTTCCCGACCCGCGCAGCTACTGGACGGTCCGGCGCAACCTCAGCATGTACACACCGGCCCTCTGGCATCTGCTGCAGCGGCGTAGGGCGTGGCTGAGCGTCAACCTCCGCTGGCGGCGCGACTTCGGCCCGGTCCCGAAGGGAGCGCCGCACTTCGGGGAGCTCGTGGCGTTCCTGCGGACCGCGGCGCGCCATCACGTCGGCATCGTCGCGTGGCTCACGGTCCCGTACGCCGACGGCTACTGGCTGACCGAGGACAACGTGGCCACCTTCGACCGGGCGGCACGCGACTTCGACGCGTGGGCGCACCGGATCGGGTTCCGACCCGAGCAGGTGCTGCTGGATCTGGAGTCACCGCTGCAAGACAGCGCAATCTCCAGCGAGGCGCTGCGGGATCCGTTCCCGGCAGTGGCGATGCTCGACCGCAACGTCGACCCGGCACACCAGTGCGCCGCGACGGGTGAGATCGAGCGCCTGGCCGGCTGGCTGACCCGACGCGGGTACTCGACGAGCGCGGCCGCGTACCCCTTCCTTCTCGACGACGTCGCCGACGGGGACCTTGCGCTCTCCGACGGCCTGGACATGGCTGTGCCGCGGCCGGGCACCTTCGGCCAGGTTGCCTTCATGGTGATGCGCTCGGTCTACGCCAGCCTGATCGGCACCGACCCCGGGTCGTCGATCCTCGCCTCCTACATCGACGCGATGCGCCGCTGGTACGGCACGGCCGCTGGGTTCAGCCTCGGCGTCGCGGGCCAGGGCCCGTACCGGAATCTCGCAGCGATGGTCGAGGACACCCGTCTCGCAGCGGCACTGACTCCCGGCACGATCGGCATCTACTCCCTCGAGACCGCGCTGCAGGCTTACGGGCGCTCCGGGATCGCCGAGCTGTTCGATGCGGCGGCGCACCCGCTGGCCGGCCCGGCGCTCACCCAGGCCAGCGGCTGGTCGACCGGTACCGACGAGGCGCGCACCGTCCTCGCCGCGATGAACGACCTCGTCACCGCGGGACTGCCACTGGCCACCGCCTCCCGCGGCTCCCCGCAGCTGGCGAACCGGTGGCCGACGGGCTGCTGACCGACTAGCGGCCGAAGCGGAACGGTTGCGGCGGCGGGCTCAGCTTCGCCCTCGGGCAGGTGGCGAGGGACAGCCCGCCGTAGCCGAGCGCTTCGTCGCACAGGGAGGTGACGGTGTAGCCGAGCTGGCGCCCCTCGAGGGTGATCGTCGCCCGGAACAGGGTGATCTCGAAGCGGGTGGGCGTCCCATGAATGATCTGGATGGTCCCCAGCAGCTGCGCGGTGCCAGGGCCGCGGTCCGCGCCGTTCCACGGCTGGTCGTATCGCCGCCAGCTGGTGGGCTCCGGCAGCCACGGACCCCCCATGCGCACGTCGTGCAGCGACAGGAAGGCGAGAATCTCGCGGCCGGCGGTTTCCGGGACGATCGCGGCGGGCCGGATGACCCCGGTCACCGCTCCGTCGTCACATGCCTCGCTGACGAGTTGCTCGAGTGCGTTCACGACTCCTCTTTCAGTCGCCGAACCGTTTCCTCTCAGTTGTCGGGCATGCGGCCGTGCCGCGCCATGGCTCGTTGTGACGGTTCTGCTCGGCGAACGGCGTATCCCACCAACCGTTCGGCCTACTTCACCCCGCAATGACCGGATTACGCTCGGGTCGTGACCGAGGTGGACACCGACGTACGGGTCGTGGAGCGTCCCGACGTCCTGCCGACCCACGACGGCGATCACGAGCGCTTCGCGCACTACGCCGACCGCGACAAGATCACGGAGGCGATGGTCACCGGTACGCCGGTGGTCGCGCTGTGCGGCAAGGTCTGGGTACCGAGCCGCGACCCCAAGAAGTACCCGATCTGTCCGGAGTGCAAGCGGCTGTTCGAGCTCGGTCCGGAGGGCCGGATGCGGGAGTGGCGCAAGCAGAACCCTGACGCCTGACATCCCGCCGAGATGGAGGGATAATCGGCGCATGGCTGACAAGTGGTTCCCGTTGCCCCCGAAGTTCGACTCGCTCGAGGACGAGCGCCAGCACCGCAAGGAGCGCCTCGCCGCCGGCTTCCGGCTGTTCTCGAAGTTCGGCTTCGAGGAGGGCGTCGCCGGTCACATCACCGCGCGGGACCCGATCGAGCCCAACACCTTCTGGGTCAACCCGTTCGCCGTGCCGTTCGCACACGTCTCGGTCAGCAAGCTGATCCGGGTCAACGACACCGGTGAGGTCGTCGAGGGCAACTACCACGTCAACGAGGCCGCCTTCTGCATCCACTCGCGCGTCCACGAGGCGCGGCCCGACGTCGTGGCCGCCGCGCACAGCCACTCGACGTACGGCCGGGCGCTGTCGGCGCTCGGCGAGCTGCTCGAGCCGATCACCCAGGATGTCTGCGCCTTCTACGACGACCACGCCCTCTTCGACGACTACACCGGGGTCGTGACCGATCTGGAGGAGGGCAAGCGGATCGCCCACGCCCTCGGCGAGAACAAGGCCGTCATCCTGCGCAACCACGGTCTGCTCACCGCGGGCACCTCCGTCGACTCCGCCGTCTGGTGGTTCATCACCATGGAACGCTCCTGCCAGGTGCAGCTGCTGGCCAAGGCGGCCGGCAAGGTCGTCCACATCGATCTCGACCAGGCGAAGAAGACGCACGAGACGGTCGGCTCGGAGCTGGCCGG
This window of the Mycobacteriales bacterium genome carries:
- a CDS encoding DNA gyrase modulator, with the protein product MPHDIDPEFSALPLHAVADAVLDRARELKVEHADVRVERIRTGDLALHDARLETSHDADERGLAVRVVHDGTWGFAGGAVVTPEAARALVDRAVEVAKVSKPVTGERIELAAEPSHGEQVWVSSYEVDPFSVTEGDRIALLAEWSARLLGAKIVNHADATLKQVRENKFFADLGGTTTTQQRVRLQCQLTALWVDEASGRFETMRTIAPPVGRGWEWMTGGYDWDAELAQLPE
- a CDS encoding zinc-binding dehydrogenase, with the translated sequence MRAIQITEYGGPEVLTVTEVPDPVPSEGFAVVKVTGAGVNYADTHQTENTYLSATRLPIVPGSEVVGTLPDGRRIAALVGTGGYAEWAVAPGFLSFDLPDAVTDGQALALMVQGLTAWHLLKTSTHLAVGETVVVHAAAGGVGTLAIQLAKLWGAGRVIGVASSADKRELAASLGADATVDPAADDLESALREANGGKGVDIVLEMTGGNSFDASLAALAPFGRLATFGMAGRVPPQPIEPRVLMIDSRTVVGFWLTNCIGQPGMVHEPMAAMLDLVAAGRLTPIVGATYSLADAKLAHEDLRARRTTGKLVLDPTR
- a CDS encoding oxygenase MpaB family protein, translating into MNALQRRIVDTIEGISGTHDDPAVYGGPAGDPGLCGPDSVSWKINSDLSAVGRAGTSAIVMELLHPSVMAGVQQLSSYREDPFRRARTTLGYVLATTFGNTEAATALIDKVRHIHGFVEGHRPDGVPFRALDPKLLAWVHTMIPWMILRSYERYNSPLSAEEKDRYLKEQALIGRMAGASGVPESMAELADFVDAMRPELAVTAQLGEFFEFLLTAPFLPTRTPRPIDRALHAYFVRAGMSLAPDWVRQMTGYHHSSVVQTVMFEPYLRADARLTRWAFDEPKYVALAKARVARHGEVAAVDVAAGNRHR
- a CDS encoding TetR family transcriptional regulator, whose protein sequence is MTTPSRRLTRAESKERTRQRLVDAATTLFLRDGFRATTLEQIGDEAGYTRGAVYSNFASKTEVGIAVIDRLYADVEERLEQALRRDDWLAAMTSWADESIGDPAWMRLELEIAALSVTDDSYLAATAARYARLRQRARELVAECLGGEVSETMAVAVLGMLLGVGAQRAADPSIPGSAWTELLAQLLGPRSRRDWGR
- a CDS encoding DUF3039 domain-containing protein; this encodes MTEVDTDVRVVERPDVLPTHDGDHERFAHYADRDKITEAMVTGTPVVALCGKVWVPSRDPKKYPICPECKRLFELGPEGRMREWRKQNPDA
- a CDS encoding class II aldolase/adducin family protein gives rise to the protein MADKWFPLPPKFDSLEDERQHRKERLAAGFRLFSKFGFEEGVAGHITARDPIEPNTFWVNPFAVPFAHVSVSKLIRVNDTGEVVEGNYHVNEAAFCIHSRVHEARPDVVAAAHSHSTYGRALSALGELLEPITQDVCAFYDDHALFDDYTGVVTDLEEGKRIAHALGENKAVILRNHGLLTAGTSVDSAVWWFITMERSCQVQLLAKAAGKVVHIDLDQAKKTHETVGSELAGWFSFQPLYEKIVREQPDLLD